The sequence CGCATGGCGTCCCTCTTTCGCGCTTCGATCTGATCAATTAAGCATGAGTTGCGAGATAACTCTATTCCGGATGGTTCCGATGATCGTCGCGCCGTGGCGCCTCGCGCTCCTGCTGCTGCCGCTCCTCGCCGCCCCCGCGGCGGCGCAGGCGCCGCTGTGCTTCTGCCTCGCGGAGCGGGGAACCGAGTTCGTCACATATCGCAATTGCACGGAGGCGACGCCGCCGACGGGGGGGACGCCGGTCGCGCAATGCACCGACCTGCGCACCGGCGCGATCGGCACCATCCGCGACGTCGCCGCCTTCGATCGCCTGCCCGCCGGCGAGGCGGGGTGCAACCCGTGCCGGCCGCGGATCTCGCTCGACGATCGCGAGACCCGTCCGCGCGGCGAGGACGAAGACGACGAGGCCGCCACGCAATGAGCGCCGGCACGCCCCCGGTCGCCCCGCCGCCATCCCTGCCCGCGATCTTCGGGGAGGCCGGCGTGCTCACCGCCTACGCCGCCGCCCTCGCCTACGTGGCCGGGTGGTCCTATGCCGATCGCTGGTTCGCGGAGCTCGGCATCGGGCTCTCCGAGCTCGACGGGTTCGGCGTCGAGGACGTTGCCGTCTACGCGCTTTGGGTGCTGCGCGACGCCTGGGCTTGGAGCCTCGGCTTCCTCGCGCTCGCGGTGGGCCTGCTCGTCGCGCTGTGGCGCTGGCGCGGGAGGCTCGGCGGCGGGCCGGAGCCGGTGGCGCTCGGCGCGGTGGTGCTGGCGCTCGCCTCGCTGCTCGGCGCCGCCCAGCTCGGCGCCATGCGGGCGAGCGATCAGGTCGAGCGGCTGTTCGAGACCGGCTACGTCGACTTCCCCCGCATCGCCGTGATCCCGCTGCCCGAAAGCCCGCTCCAGGCGGTGCTCGGGCCGCCGCGCGACATCGGCGCGAGCACCTGCCTGCGCGAGATCTTCGCCGATCGCACCAACGTCTACGCCTATCTCGGCTACGCGCCGCCGCCATCGGCGCCCCCTCCGGCGCGCCCGGACATCCTGGTGCTGCCGCGCGCCGAGATCGCCTACGTCCGTATCGTCACCGGCGTCGCCGACCTGTGCGAGCGGCCCTCTACTGAATCACCAGATCCGCCTGCAGCGCCCCCGCCGACTTGATCGCCTGGAGGATGGCGATGATCCCGGCGGGGCGCAGGCCGATCTGGTTGAGGCCGGCGACGAGGGTCTGGAGGGACGAGCCCTGGAGGATGGCGAGGCGGCCTTCCTCCTGGGCGACCTCGACGCGGGTGTCGGGGAGGACCACCGTCTGCCCGTCCGAGAAGGGCGCCGGCTGCGAGGCGACCGGCAATTCGGTGATGCGCACGGTGAGGTTCCCGTGGGTGACGGCCACCGTCGAGATCCGAACGTCCGCGCCGATGACGACGGTGCCGGTGCGCTCGTCGACGACGACGCGGGCGGGCGTGTCCGGCTGGACGATCAAGTCGCCGATCTCGGCGAGGAAGCGCACGGGGCTCACCTCCGGCGGGTTCACCAGGAGCACCGAGCGGTAGTCGCGCTCGTAGGCGCCGCGCCCGCCGAAGCGCGCCTGGGTGTAGACGTTGATGGCGTCGGCGATGCGCACCGCCGTGCGGAAATCCGGGTTCCTGAGCTCGAGGATCAGCGAGCGCATGTTGCCGAAATGGTCGGGCAGCTCCCGCTCGATCAGCGCGCCGTTCGGCACGCGGCCCGTGGTCGGCACGCCCTGCGTGACGATCTCGGCCTCGCCGGCGGCGGAGAAGCCGGTGACGGCGACGGGCCCTTGCGCGACGGCGTAGATCTGCCCGTCGGCGCCCATGAGCGGCGTGATCACGAGCGTGCCGCCGAGCAGCGAGCGCGCGTCTCCCAAGGCCGAGACCGTGACGTCGATGCGCGAGCCGCGCCCGATGAAGGGCGGCAATTCCGCCGTGACCACGACGGCGGCGACGTTGCGGGCGCGCAGGGAGCTGCCCTGCGTGTTCACGCCCATGCGGTCGAGCATGGAGGCGAGCGACTGCTCGGTGAAGGGCGCGTTGCGCAGCGTGTCGCCGGTATTGGCGAGCCCCACCACGAGCCCGTAGCCGACGAGCTGGTTCTCGCGCATGCCCTTGAGGGTGGTGATGTCCTTGATGCGGGTCGCGCCGGAGAGGAAGGCGTCGGCCTGTGCCGTCGTGGGGCTCGCGAGGGCGAGGGCGAGCCCGATGACGAGCGCGCGCGCGCGCGCGCCGGCGCGCCGCAGGCGGGGGAGGCGGATCATCGGGCGGCCCCCACCCGCAGGGTGCCGTCCTCGTGGACGGTGCCGACGATCACGAGGCCCGAATCGAGGTTGCGCGCGCGCACCTGCTCGCCCGCCCCGCCGGATTCGAGCGGGGTGACCAGGGTCGAGATCACGAGGCCGTCGGCCTCGAACACGATCTGCGTCGTCTCGCCGCGCAGGACGAGCTTGGCGTCCTCCACCGCGTTCTGCGGCACGAGCTGGCCGGGGAGCAGCGTGCGGCGCGCGACCTTGCCGACGAGGGCGCGCATGTCGTGCACGACCGGCATCCGCCCGGCGCTGCGGGGGAATTCGCGCTCGGCCAAGACCGTCTCCTTGATCGTCTCGCCGGGATAGATGGTGATGGTCGGCACCGGCATGGTCACGCCGCCGGCGGCGCGCGCGGGAAGCGGGGCGAGGCTCGCGACGAGCGCGAGGGCGGCCGCGGCGAGCGCGGGGAGGAGGCGGGGCATCGATCGGGGCTCCGGTCGTCTCGGGAGGGGCGCCTCGGGCGGGATCAGCGGACGTTGGTGACGGTGGCGGCCATCTGGTCGGCGGCCTGGATCACCTTGGAATTCATCTCGTAGGCGCGCTGGGCCGAGATGAGCTGGGTGATCTCCTTCACCGGATCGACGTTGGACGCCTCGAGATAGCCCTGGTGGATCTTGGCGTAGCCGGGATCGGCCGGGACGCCCACCACCGGCTGGCCGGAGGCGACGGTCTCGCGATAGAGGTTGCCGCCCATCGGCTCGAGGCCGGTCTCGTTGGCGAAGTTGGCGAGGGTCAGCTGGCCGAGCTCCTCCAGCTGCTGCTGGTCCGGCACGCGAGCGAAGACCTGGCCAGACTGGTTGACCACGATCTCCACCGTGTTCTGCGGCACCAGGATCGCCGGCTCGACGAGAAAGCCCTCGATGGTGACGAGCTGGCCCTCGGCGTTGGTGTTGAACGAGCCGGCGCGGGTGTAGAGGATCTCGCCCTCGGGGCCCTGCACCTGGAACCAGCCGCGCCCGTCGAGCGCGAGGTCGAGCTTGTTGCCGGTCTGCGAGAGGGCGCCCTGCATGTGCAGGTTCCGGATCGCGGCGGCGCGCACGCCGAGCCCGAGATTGGCGCCCTCCGGGATCGCCGCCTCGCCGCCGCGCATGGGCACGCCCTGGAGCCGCTCGGTCTGGTAGAGCAGATCCGTGAACTCGGCCCGCGCCCGCTTGAAGGCGGTGGTGTTGATGTTGGCGATGTTGTTGGCGATGACCTCGACGTTGAGCTGCTGGGCGTTCATGCCCGTGGCGGCGATGGCGAGCGCTTTCATGGCTGAGATCCTCCTCAGATCTGCATCCGGCTGATTTCCTGGTACGCCTGGACCACCTTGTCGCGGACCGCGATGGCGGTCTGGAGGGTGCGCTCGGCGTTCATCACGGCCTCGACCACCTGCTGGACGGAGGCCTTGCCGTTCATGCCCGCGAGCGAGGCCGCCTCGGCCTCGCGGACGGCGGTGACGCCCTGGTTCGCGACGTCCGCGAGGACGCTGCCGAAATCGGGCAGCCCGGTGGACGAGGCGGGCGCGATCGGCCCCGCGGGGGAGCCGGCGGCGAGGCGCTCGGCCGCGCGGGTCGCGGCGGCGCCGCCGGGGCCGACGAGGGAGGAGAGCGAGGAGACGGCGTCGATCATCAGGAGCTCCTGAGGAGGTCGATGGTGGCGGCGACCATGCCGCGGGTCTGCTTGATGACGGAGAGGTTGGCCTCGTAGGCGCGGTTCGCCTCGCGCATGTCGGCCATCTCGACCAACATGTTGACGTTGGGCAGCTTGACCATGCCGTTCTCGTCGGCGGCCGGGTGCGAGGGATCGTACTCGGTACGGAACGCGGCCTCGTCGGCGCCGACGCCCTCGACCTGGACGAGGCTCGCGCCCGAGGCGCGATCGAGCGCGCTCTCGAAGGTCACGGTCTTGCGCCGATAGGGATCCGCGCCGGCGGTCTCGCCGGTGGAGTTCGCGTTGGCCAGGTTCTCGGCGATGATGCGCATGCGGGTGGAGAGGGCCTCGAGGCCCGAGCCGGCGATGCGCGAGGCGGACGTCAGCGGGTCGATCATGCTCACCCCCGGACCGATTGCAGGATCATGCGGTGGAAGGACTTCACGACGGAGGTCGCGAGCGTGTGCTCGCGGCTGTTGGAGGAGGCCTTGATCAGCTCCTCCTCGACGCTCACCGAGTTGCCCGAATGCGTGATCGCCCAGCCGTCGCGCGTGCGGGTCTCGGAGACGCGCGGATCGCCGTCGGGAATCAGGTGGTCGGGGCTGGTCGCGGCCAGCCGCAGATGCGTGCGGTCGAGCACGTCGACGAAGGGCTCGACGTCGCGGGCGCGGAAGCCCGGCGTGTGGGCGTTCGCCACGTTCTCGGCGATCGTCGCCTGGCGCACGGACAGCCACTCGGACTTGCGCGAGGCGAGGCTGAAGAGATGGATGCCGTCCAGCACGTGCGGGGCTCCCGGTCGTGTTGCGATCGGGAGCGAGGCTAGGCGGCGTGGCTTGCGCCTGGCTTGCGGGGAGGGCCGGGGCGGGGACGGAGGCCTGGGAGCCGGGGGACGGGTCCCGCCGGCCCGCCGCCCCCGGCTCAGGCGAAGAGCGAGAGCTGGTCCGCGTCGGCGCGCTTGCGCTCGCGGGCCGGCGGCGTGAACAGGTCCGTGCGCAGGCGCGCGCGGCGCTCGTTCATGCCGAGCCGTTTCGCGGCGGTCTCGAAACGCCGGCCGATCATCCAGGCGTAGGGGCCCTGGCCCGTCTGCCGCGCGCCCCAGGTCGCGTCGTATTCCTTGCCGCCGCGCGTATCGCGCACCAGCGACAGGACGCGGTCGAGCCGGTCGGGATAATGGTCGATGAGCCAGTCCCGCGCGAGATTCTTCAGCTCGTGCGGAAGCCGCAGCAGGACGTAGCCCGCCTCCCGCGCCCCGGCGGCGTGCGCCGCCTCCAGGATGCGCTCGATCTCGTGGTCGTTGATCGCCGGGACGATCGGCGCGACGAGCACGGTGACCGGGACGCCCTCGTCCGTGAGGCGCTTGATGGCGTCGAGCCGACGTGCCGGCGAGGCCGCCCGCGGCTCCATCTTCCGCGCCAGGACGGGGTCGAGCGTGGTGAGCGAGATCGCCACCTTGGCGAGGCCGCGCTCGGCCATCGGGCCGAGGATGTCGATGTCGCGCGTGACGAGATGCGACTTGGTGACGATCCCCACCGGGTGATCGCGCCGGGAGAGGACCTCCAGGATGCCGCGCGTGATGCGGTAGCGCCGCTCGACGGGCTGGTAGGGATCGGTGTTGGCCCCGAGCGCGATCGCCTTGGGGACGTAGCCCTTGGCGGCGAGCTCGCGCTCGAGCAGCTCGGCCGCGTTCGGCTTGGCGAAGAGCTTCGTCTCGAAATCGAGCCCGGCGGAGAGGCCGTGATAGGCGTGGGTCGGGCGGGCGAAGCAGTAGAAGCACCCGTGCTCGCAGCCGCGATAGGGATTGATCGAGCGGTCGAAGCCGATGTCGGGCGAATCGTTCCGCGCGATGATCGTGCGCGGGCGCTCCTCGATCACCTCCGTGCGCAGCGGACGCGGCTCGTCCTCCTCCTCGCCCGGCATCTCCTCGACGAAGGCCTCGCGCGCGATGCGCTCGAAGCGGCCGGTCTCGTTCGTCGGCGCGCCGCGGCCGCGGCGCAGGACGTCCGCCAGCGCCTCCGGCCGGCCGGTGTCGCGCAGGAGCGCGCGGCGCTGCAGATCGCGCGCGGAGGGCTCGCGGACGCCCTCGCGGGGCCCCGGAACGATGACGTGCCGGCGCGGGCTCTCTGCACGTGGCGTTTCGGCGAGCGCGGCAGGGCTCATGACGACCTCCTCGGAAATCCCGTCGTGACGTGACGACCGGCGGTGGAACGACGCGTACCGTCTTTGTTCTTGTTCCATACGTTATGAACGAATGCGGAACATTGCAAGCCCCTTTTTCGAATCCGCGATCCGGATGCGCTTCGCGGCCGATACCCGCACCGATGTCGCCTCCGCAGGCCGCCTGTCGCGGACCCGCGGCCTACCCGCCCGCCCGAGGCCGCGCTATACACGCCGCCATGATCACGGCCCTCATCCGCGCGGGCGACGACCCGCGTCCCCTCGCCGCCACGATCTCCGCCCTCGTCGCCGGCGTCGCCGACGGCGTGATCGGGGATGCCGTGGTGATCGCCCCCGCCCGCGCGGCGGCGATCGAGGCGCTCGCCGACGCCGCCGGTGCGGAGCTCGTGATCGCCGGGGCCGGCGAGGATCCCTGGCGCGTCGGCGCCCGCGCGGCGCGGCGGGACTGGCTGTTCTGCCTCGATGCCGGCGACGTGCCCCTCGACGGCTGGGCGCGGGCGGTCGAGCGTTTCGCCACGGCCGCGCCCGCCCCGGCGCCGCCCGCCATGGCCCGCCTGCACCGGCGCGTGGAGGGGCTCGGGCCGCGCCTGCGCGAGGCCTTGCGCGCCCGCACCCCCCGCATCCGCGCGGGCGACCTCGTCCATGTCGGCCATCTGAAGCCGGGCGCCCGCCCGAAGGTCGTTCGCCTCCCGGCGAGCGTGACGCGGGAGGAAGGCTAGGACCTCAGCTTCCCGCGCTTCAGGTGCTCGTCGAGCCGGGGCATGATCTCGACGAAGTTGCAGGGCCGATGGCGATAGTCGAGCTGGGGCTGGAGGATGCCGTCCCAGGCGTCCTTGCAGGCGCCGGGCGAGCCCGGCAGCACGAACACGTAGGTCGCGCCCGCGACGCCGGCGGTGGCGCGCGACTGCAGCGTGGAGGTGCCGATCTTGTCGTAGCTGATGCGGTGGAACACCGCCGAGAAGCCCTCCATGCGCTTCTCGAAGAGCGGCTCGATCGCCTCGGGCGTGACGTCGCGGCCGGTGAAGCCGGTGCCGCCCGTGGTGACGATCACGTCGACGCCCGGGTCGGCGATCCAGCCCTGCACGCGCGCGCGGACCTCGGCCACCTCGTCCTTGACGATCGCCCGATCCGCCAGAACGTGTCCCGCCGCCTCGATGCGCGCGGCGAGCGTATCGCCGGAGCGGTCCTGCGCGAGTTCCCGGGTGTCGGAGACGGTGAGCACCGCGATCCGCACGGGGACGAAGGGAAGGCTGTCGTCGATGGGCATGGTCGGTCTCCGGCGGGGCGCGCGGCCTGCAGATGGCCACGCCCCGCGCCCGATTTCAAGGAAGGGCGCGCCCGGTCTGCGGGTCGAAGCCGAGCCGCGCCTTGTTGAGCTCCCGCAGGCGCGCGAGCACGTCGACGCCGATCTGGTCGTGCAGGTGGAGGAGGTCGACGAGGACCCAGTTCTCGCGGATCAGCCCGTCCTCCATGCGCCAGAAATCGAGGCTGCGCAGGGTGATCTCGGCGCCCGTGGGCGGCAGCCCGAGCCAGCCGCCGCCGGTGAGCGTCTGGCGCATGTTCGGCCAGCCGGTGACGGCGGCGTAGGGGCCGTCCCCGAAGAAGTGGTGCGTCGTCCCCTCCGGGCGCCGCCCGCGATCGGGCATGGCGGCGAGGAAGGGGATCTGGTGGAAGGCGCGAAAGCCGCGCACGCCTCGCGCCGTGCCGATCCCGGCGGGGCCGTACCAGGTGAAGCGCGGGTGCCAGTAGCGCTCGAGCTCCATCACCTCCGGCCCGCCTTCGGCCGGGTGGCGGATCATGGCGGCGAGCATCGCCACGACGTGCGCCCGCGACGCCTCGCTCGCCTCGGGGTCGTAGGGCCCCGGCGCGAGCCCGTCCTGCGTCGCCGGCGCCGGCGCGCGCCGGTCCGCGCCGAGGCCCGGCGCCAACGGCCAGGCGTTCGCCTGCATCATCAATTCGGGCAGATCCCAGACCGCCTGCATCTCGACGACGCGCCCCTCCACGAACCGGTAGAACTCGTGGAACCGGAAGGACGCGAGATGCCCGGTCGGCGGGATGTCGAGGAAGGGCCGCGCGAACGTGCCGCAATAATCCCCCGCGCAGCCGACCCAGTCCTCCCCCTCCGGCGTCGGCCCCGCGACGACGATGTAGTCCCGCCGCTCCAGATCGGGGAAGGCGGCGAGGAGCGGCGCATAGGCCGCCTCGTAGAGCGCCTCCGGCCCGGCGCGATCCCCGAACGGATGGCACAGCCGCACCCGGGCGTCGGGCGCGAAGAGCCCCTCCAGCGCCGCGCGCACGGGCGCCTCCGCGAAGTCGCGCATGGCGCGGCGCAGGGGGGCGAGGAGGGCCTTGTGGCGGGTGGGGAGGTCCATCGGGGGCCTCGTTGGTGAAGGCGGCATGCGTGCGCGTGTGGGTGTAGCCGAACGCCATTCAAGGGCCGAGCGCAACAGGAAAAGACGCTTCCTCGTCCAGGTTACGACGGGCGTCTCACGTCGCCCAGGCCTTCGCGCCGCCGCGCCTTCGCTTGCTCCGCTGCCCGGTAGACAGAGGCGTCGACGACGGCCCGGCCGCAGTTCCACAGAGACCGTGCGGCGATCTCTGGCTTGCCTTCTTCTAGATGCGCGCAGCAGATTACGAAGTAAGGGAGCTGCGTTTCGAGGGAAGCCATGGCGGACGAAGACGTGTGTGCGATCCACCGTTTCGAAGAGCGCGACATCGATCTCCTCCTGGCCGAGGAGCTCAGGGTGCAGCCCGCGTTCGCGTCCTGGTTCGCGTCGCAGGCGCTGACGGGGCTGTCGCTTCGGGTACCCGCATGCAGGACACGGGTGTCCATCGTCTCCGATTCCAGCGAGGCCGACGTGATCGCGTGCTTCGAGGTCCATGGAGGCGGTATCTTCCGCATCTACATCGAGGACAAGATCAGCGCGGGAATGATGCCCCTTCAGCTCGAACGATATCTCGCCCGCGCAGAGGCGGACCGAGGCCGCGGA comes from Salinarimonas sp. and encodes:
- the flgA gene encoding flagellar basal body P-ring formation chaperone FlgA; this encodes MPRLLPALAAAALALVASLAPLPARAAGGVTMPVPTITIYPGETIKETVLAEREFPRSAGRMPVVHDMRALVGKVARRTLLPGQLVPQNAVEDAKLVLRGETTQIVFEADGLVISTLVTPLESGGAGEQVRARNLDSGLVIVGTVHEDGTLRVGAAR
- a CDS encoding ester cyclase, encoding MDLPTRHKALLAPLRRAMRDFAEAPVRAALEGLFAPDARVRLCHPFGDRAGPEALYEAAYAPLLAAFPDLERRDYIVVAGPTPEGEDWVGCAGDYCGTFARPFLDIPPTGHLASFRFHEFYRFVEGRVVEMQAVWDLPELMMQANAWPLAPGLGADRRAPAPATQDGLAPGPYDPEASEASRAHVVAMLAAMIRHPAEGGPEVMELERYWHPRFTWYGPAGIGTARGVRGFRAFHQIPFLAAMPDRGRRPEGTTHHFFGDGPYAAVTGWPNMRQTLTGGGWLGLPPTGAEITLRSLDFWRMEDGLIRENWVLVDLLHLHDQIGVDVLARLRELNKARLGFDPQTGRALP
- the flgG gene encoding flagellar basal-body rod protein FlgG encodes the protein MKALAIAATGMNAQQLNVEVIANNIANINTTAFKRARAEFTDLLYQTERLQGVPMRGGEAAIPEGANLGLGVRAAAIRNLHMQGALSQTGNKLDLALDGRGWFQVQGPEGEILYTRAGSFNTNAEGQLVTIEGFLVEPAILVPQNTVEIVVNQSGQVFARVPDQQQLEELGQLTLANFANETGLEPMGGNLYRETVASGQPVVGVPADPGYAKIHQGYLEASNVDPVKEITQLISAQRAYEMNSKVIQAADQMAATVTNVR
- the moaB gene encoding molybdenum cofactor biosynthesis protein B translates to MPIDDSLPFVPVRIAVLTVSDTRELAQDRSGDTLAARIEAAGHVLADRAIVKDEVAEVRARVQGWIADPGVDVIVTTGGTGFTGRDVTPEAIEPLFEKRMEGFSAVFHRISYDKIGTSTLQSRATAGVAGATYVFVLPGSPGACKDAWDGILQPQLDYRHRPCNFVEIMPRLDEHLKRGKLRS
- the flgB gene encoding flagellar basal body rod protein FlgB; its protein translation is MDGIHLFSLASRKSEWLSVRQATIAENVANAHTPGFRARDVEPFVDVLDRTHLRLAATSPDHLIPDGDPRVSETRTRDGWAITHSGNSVSVEEELIKASSNSREHTLATSVVKSFHRMILQSVRG
- a CDS encoding PA0069 family radical SAM protein, with translation MSPAALAETPRAESPRRHVIVPGPREGVREPSARDLQRRALLRDTGRPEALADVLRRGRGAPTNETGRFERIAREAFVEEMPGEEEDEPRPLRTEVIEERPRTIIARNDSPDIGFDRSINPYRGCEHGCFYCFARPTHAYHGLSAGLDFETKLFAKPNAAELLERELAAKGYVPKAIALGANTDPYQPVERRYRITRGILEVLSRRDHPVGIVTKSHLVTRDIDILGPMAERGLAKVAISLTTLDPVLARKMEPRAASPARRLDAIKRLTDEGVPVTVLVAPIVPAINDHEIERILEAAHAAGAREAGYVLLRLPHELKNLARDWLIDHYPDRLDRVLSLVRDTRGGKEYDATWGARQTGQGPYAWMIGRRFETAAKRLGMNERRARLRTDLFTPPARERKRADADQLSLFA
- a CDS encoding flagellar hook-basal body complex protein FliE — protein: MIDAVSSLSSLVGPGGAAATRAAERLAAGSPAGPIAPASSTGLPDFGSVLADVANQGVTAVREAEAASLAGMNGKASVQQVVEAVMNAERTLQTAIAVRDKVVQAYQEISRMQI
- the flgC gene encoding flagellar basal body rod protein FlgC yields the protein MDPLTSASRIAGSGLEALSTRMRIIAENLANANSTGETAGADPYRRKTVTFESALDRASGASLVQVEGVGADEAAFRTEYDPSHPAADENGMVKLPNVNMLVEMADMREANRAYEANLSVIKQTRGMVAATIDLLRSS
- the flgI gene encoding flagellar basal body P-ring protein FlgI: MIRLPRLRRAGARARALVIGLALALASPTTAQADAFLSGATRIKDITTLKGMRENQLVGYGLVVGLANTGDTLRNAPFTEQSLASMLDRMGVNTQGSSLRARNVAAVVVTAELPPFIGRGSRIDVTVSALGDARSLLGGTLVITPLMGADGQIYAVAQGPVAVTGFSAAGEAEIVTQGVPTTGRVPNGALIERELPDHFGNMRSLILELRNPDFRTAVRIADAINVYTQARFGGRGAYERDYRSVLLVNPPEVSPVRFLAEIGDLIVQPDTPARVVVDERTGTVVIGADVRISTVAVTHGNLTVRITELPVASQPAPFSDGQTVVLPDTRVEVAQEEGRLAILQGSSLQTLVAGLNQIGLRPAGIIAILQAIKSAGALQADLVIQ